The following coding sequences are from one Selenomonas sputigena ATCC 35185 window:
- a CDS encoding succinate dehydrogenase has product MINTTFYARRLHSLVGLLALGGFLMEHILTNASALGGAEALNGKLAMMELIPKPIFLGLEIGAVAIPFLFHAIYGIYICMQAKNNPTKYGYLNNWNFAFQRWTAWFLLVFLVWHVGYLRCYVKGVLGTPITYELIQSYVTSSPIVFVLYLIGMLAAIFHFTNGIATFLMTWGVVKGPRAQKTAGLLSMMLCAALSLVTIAFMVSYFVPMH; this is encoded by the coding sequence ATGATTAACACAACTTTTTACGCCCGCCGCCTGCATTCTCTGGTCGGCTTGCTGGCACTCGGAGGATTCCTCATGGAGCACATCCTCACCAATGCTTCGGCTCTGGGCGGCGCTGAAGCGCTGAACGGCAAGCTCGCCATGATGGAGCTGATCCCGAAGCCGATCTTCCTCGGACTTGAGATCGGCGCTGTCGCCATCCCGTTCCTCTTCCATGCGATCTATGGCATCTACATCTGCATGCAGGCGAAGAACAACCCGACGAAGTACGGCTACCTCAACAACTGGAACTTCGCTTTCCAGCGCTGGACGGCATGGTTCCTGCTCGTCTTCCTCGTATGGCACGTCGGCTACCTGCGCTGTTATGTCAAGGGTGTCCTCGGCACGCCGATCACCTACGAGCTGATCCAGAGCTACGTCACGAGCAGCCCGATCGTCTTCGTCCTCTACCTCATCGGCATGCTCGCGGCGATCTTCCATTTCACGAACGGCATCGCGACCTTCCTCATGACGTGGGGCGTCGTCAAGGGCCCTCGCGCCCAGAAGACGGCGGGACTTCTCTCCATGATGCTCTGCGCGGCTCTGAGCCTCGTGACGATTGCCTTCATGGTGAGCTACTTCGTTCCCATGCATTGA
- a CDS encoding Fe-S-containing hydro-lyase codes for MAEKIRIETPFTVEQSKKLKAGDSVLITGTIISARDAAHKVMCEALARGEKLPVEWKNEIVYYLGPTPAKPGDPIGSCGPTTAGRMDAYTPTMLEQGITGMIGKGSRDPKVIESMKKNGVTYFVAVGGAAALIAKSVKKYEVLAYPELGPEAVARLTVVDFPAIVGIDCEGNNFYEIGQAPYRKL; via the coding sequence ATGGCTGAAAAGATTCGTATCGAAACACCGTTCACCGTGGAGCAGTCCAAGAAGCTCAAGGCGGGTGACAGCGTGCTCATCACGGGCACGATCATCAGCGCGCGCGATGCGGCGCACAAGGTCATGTGCGAGGCTCTGGCGCGCGGCGAGAAACTCCCCGTGGAATGGAAGAATGAAATCGTCTACTACCTCGGACCTACGCCCGCAAAGCCCGGCGATCCGATCGGCTCGTGCGGCCCGACGACGGCAGGCCGCATGGACGCCTACACGCCGACGATGCTTGAGCAGGGCATCACGGGCATGATCGGCAAGGGATCGCGCGACCCGAAGGTCATCGAGTCGATGAAGAAGAACGGCGTGACGTACTTCGTCGCCGTCGGCGGCGCGGCGGCACTGATCGCCAAGTCCGTCAAGAAGTACGAAGTGCTCGCCTATCCGGAACTCGGCCCGGAGGCTGTGGCACGTCTGACCGTCGTCGACTTCCCGGCGATCGTCGGCATCGACTGCGAGGGAAATAACTTCTACGAGATCGGCCAGGCGCCGTATCGTAAGTTATAG
- a CDS encoding fumarate hydratase, translating into MRTIEAKQITEAVAEMCKEAAYYLPDDVYEALKRGREAEESPVGRDVLDQIIRNAEIAKAEDRPICQDTGMTIVFLEIGQDLHIAGGDLEEAVNAGVAKGYTEGYLRKSVVAEPLFNRKNTQNNTPAVIYTSIVPGDKLKITVGPKGFGSENKSGVKMLVPADGVEGVKKAVLDIILHASCNPCPPMVVGVGIGGTMDRAAYYSKKALVRSINERNPMPEYAKLEGELLEMINKTGIGPQLGGSVSALAVNVEWGPTHIAGLPVAVTICCHAMRHKDRVL; encoded by the coding sequence TTGCGTACAATCGAAGCGAAACAGATTACGGAAGCCGTTGCCGAGATGTGCAAAGAGGCTGCCTACTATCTGCCGGACGACGTCTACGAGGCTTTGAAGCGCGGACGCGAGGCAGAGGAGTCGCCGGTAGGGCGCGACGTGCTCGACCAGATCATCCGCAATGCGGAGATCGCCAAGGCCGAGGATCGCCCCATCTGTCAGGACACCGGCATGACGATCGTCTTCCTTGAGATCGGTCAGGATCTGCACATCGCAGGCGGCGATCTCGAAGAGGCGGTCAACGCCGGTGTCGCCAAGGGCTATACGGAAGGGTATCTCAGAAAGTCCGTCGTCGCCGAGCCGCTGTTCAACCGCAAGAACACGCAGAACAACACGCCTGCCGTCATCTACACGAGCATCGTGCCGGGCGATAAGCTCAAGATTACGGTCGGCCCCAAGGGCTTCGGCAGCGAGAACAAGTCGGGCGTCAAGATGCTCGTTCCTGCGGATGGTGTCGAAGGCGTCAAGAAGGCCGTGCTCGACATCATCCTGCACGCAAGCTGCAACCCCTGTCCTCCTATGGTCGTCGGCGTCGGCATCGGCGGCACGATGGACCGCGCGGCCTACTATTCGAAGAAGGCGCTCGTGCGCTCCATCAACGAGCGCAACCCCATGCCCGAGTACGCGAAGCTTGAAGGCGAGCTTCTTGAGATGATCAACAAGACGGGCATCGGCCCTCAGCTAGGCGGCTCCGTATCGGCTCTCGCCGTCAACGTCGAATGGGGCCCGACGCACATCGCGGGACTGCCCGTGGCCGTCACGATCTGCTGTCATGCGATGCGCCACAAGGATCGCGTCCTTTAA
- a CDS encoding metallophosphoesterase translates to MKIGIMSDSHGDRRAIDRAVERAGKVDLWLHAGDCAPDAAYLALVSAVRVENVAGNTDWPDGRTPDEIVVEAAGHRIFLTHGHIYGVRSTLEMLVAAAKEAQADIAVYGHTHVAQEVAGDVHVLNPGSVARPRDEARPSFMLADLEAGKPPQVELIRLGRA, encoded by the coding sequence ATGAAGATTGGCATTATGAGCGACAGCCACGGCGACCGCCGTGCGATCGACCGCGCCGTGGAACGTGCGGGCAAGGTCGACCTCTGGCTTCATGCGGGAGACTGCGCTCCCGATGCGGCGTACCTCGCGCTCGTCTCGGCGGTGCGTGTGGAAAACGTCGCGGGCAACACGGACTGGCCCGACGGCAGGACGCCCGACGAGATCGTCGTCGAGGCGGCAGGGCATCGCATTTTCCTCACGCACGGTCACATCTACGGCGTGCGCTCGACGCTTGAAATGCTGGTGGCAGCGGCGAAGGAGGCGCAGGCGGACATCGCCGTCTACGGTCATACGCATGTGGCGCAGGAAGTTGCGGGAGATGTTCATGTCCTCAACCCCGGCAGCGTGGCGCGCCCGCGCGATGAGGCGCGGCCTTCCTTCATGCTCGCCGACCTTGAGGCGGGGAAGCCGCCGCAGGTCGAACTCATCCGTTTGGGAAGAGCTTGA
- the rdgB gene encoding RdgB/HAM1 family non-canonical purine NTP pyrophosphatase, with product MKKIVVATKNEGKVKEILAAFQKLPVELLTLKEFGSLPEAVEDADTFEGNARIKARFYAERTGCACLADDSGLEVEVLGGAPGVHSARYSGRHDDAANNEKLVAELQKRGAVESAAAFRCVLVLHDADGTELISEGTCVGRVRQESRGAGGFGYDPYFYLASGKSLAELTVSEKQAVSHRGAALRLMAAQMKERLT from the coding sequence ATGAAGAAGATCGTAGTCGCTACGAAGAATGAAGGCAAGGTGAAGGAAATCCTTGCAGCTTTTCAAAAGCTCCCTGTGGAGCTTCTGACGCTCAAGGAGTTCGGCTCTTTGCCTGAGGCGGTCGAAGATGCAGACACCTTCGAGGGGAACGCGCGCATCAAGGCGCGCTTTTATGCAGAAAGGACGGGATGCGCGTGCCTCGCCGACGACTCGGGGCTTGAGGTCGAAGTTCTGGGCGGTGCGCCGGGCGTTCACTCGGCGCGTTATTCAGGGCGGCACGATGATGCGGCGAACAACGAGAAGCTCGTGGCAGAGCTTCAAAAGAGGGGTGCTGTCGAATCCGCCGCCGCCTTTCGCTGCGTGCTTGTCCTGCACGATGCGGACGGTACGGAACTTATCTCCGAAGGGACGTGCGTCGGGCGCGTGCGTCAAGAGTCTCGCGGTGCGGGCGGTTTCGGCTATGACCCGTACTTCTACCTCGCGAGCGGCAAGTCGCTGGCGGAACTGACGGTTTCTGAAAAGCAGGCGGTCAGCCATCGCGGCGCGGCGCTTCGCCTCATGGCGGCGCAGATGAAGGAGCGTCTCACATGA
- the rph gene encoding ribonuclease PH — MQRIRGRAADALRPLKMMRGFQKGPAGSVLIEMGRTRVICAASVEDRVPYFLRGTGTGWIKAEYALLPSATSTRTPREACQGRQSGRTQEIQRLIGRSLRSVVDLAALGERTIALDCDVIEADGGTRTAAITGAFVALVEACASFYEKGKTFPVKDFLAAVSVGLAQDGEPILDLCYEEDSTALVDMNVVMTGAYDFVEVQGTGEGRPFSRREMADLLALAEKGVDELIARQKDALGGELVWKVGRIG, encoded by the coding sequence ATGCAAAGAATACGCGGACGTGCCGCTGATGCGCTGCGTCCCTTGAAGATGATGCGCGGCTTCCAAAAGGGGCCGGCGGGTTCGGTGCTCATCGAGATGGGGCGCACGCGCGTCATCTGCGCTGCGTCCGTCGAAGATCGCGTGCCGTACTTTCTGCGCGGCACGGGCACGGGATGGATCAAGGCGGAGTACGCGCTCTTGCCGAGTGCGACTTCGACGCGCACGCCGCGCGAGGCCTGCCAAGGCCGCCAGTCGGGGCGCACGCAGGAGATCCAGCGGCTCATCGGCCGCTCGCTGCGCTCCGTCGTCGACCTTGCGGCGCTCGGCGAGCGCACGATCGCCTTGGACTGTGACGTCATCGAGGCGGACGGCGGCACGCGTACGGCGGCGATCACGGGCGCTTTCGTCGCGCTCGTAGAGGCATGTGCGAGCTTCTATGAGAAGGGCAAGACGTTTCCTGTCAAAGATTTCCTCGCGGCGGTCAGCGTTGGTCTCGCACAGGACGGCGAGCCGATCCTCGACCTTTGCTACGAGGAGGACAGCACGGCGCTCGTCGATATGAACGTCGTGATGACGGGCGCTTACGACTTCGTCGAGGTGCAGGGCACGGGCGAGGGGCGCCCCTTCTCGCGCAGGGAGATGGCGGATCTCCTCGCGCTGGCGGAAAAGGGCGTTGACGAATTGATTGCAAGACAAAAGGACGCGCTCGGCGGTGAGCTCGTCTGGAAAGTGGGGCGAATCGGATGA
- a CDS encoding coenzyme F420-0:L-glutamate ligase — protein MKENVEILPVPTRILTDRDDIIDCVEKYTRGKIGKDDVISVAESVVAITQGRIVRPEDLKISRVAQFCCRFIPDIGSLASPHGMQSLMNVEGKWRVAAALFAGFLGKIVGKSGLFYKWGGEQTALIDDVTGTMPPFDKHIVYGPRDPEDVVARLKERLGCFGAVIADVNDLKRSRIVGVTDGTKGDLVAKLLIDNPFGNASQKTPICIIKNFRQYQEG, from the coding sequence ATGAAAGAGAACGTAGAGATTCTGCCCGTTCCCACGCGCATTCTGACGGACAGGGATGACATCATTGACTGCGTGGAGAAGTATACGCGCGGCAAGATCGGCAAGGACGACGTGATTTCTGTGGCGGAGAGCGTCGTCGCCATCACGCAGGGGCGCATCGTGCGCCCCGAGGATCTGAAGATTTCTCGCGTCGCGCAGTTCTGCTGCCGCTTCATCCCGGACATCGGCAGCCTCGCGAGCCCGCACGGCATGCAGTCCTTGATGAACGTCGAGGGCAAGTGGCGCGTCGCCGCCGCGCTCTTCGCGGGATTCTTGGGCAAGATCGTGGGAAAGAGCGGCCTTTTTTATAAATGGGGCGGCGAGCAGACGGCGCTCATCGACGATGTGACGGGCACGATGCCGCCTTTCGACAAGCATATCGTCTACGGGCCGCGCGACCCGGAGGACGTTGTCGCGCGGCTCAAAGAGAGGCTCGGCTGCTTCGGCGCTGTCATCGCCGACGTCAACGATCTCAAGCGCTCGCGCATCGTCGGCGTGACGGACGGCACGAAGGGCGATCTCGTCGCGAAGCTCCTCATCGACAACCCGTTCGGCAACGCTTCGCAGAAGACGCCGATCTGCATCATAAAGAACTTCCGGCAGTATCAGGAAGGCTGA
- a CDS encoding acyl-CoA thioesterase has product MEVKAYHRVNFYDTDAMGVVHHANYIRWFEIGRVEFLRALGITLGDLMEAGYVFPLTDVSAKFVASGKFDDELAIVTRPTALTKVKMAFDYEVRRAADDALLVLGHTQNVFTSRETGRITKLPAEFYEKLHAAFSEDAPMGAGNT; this is encoded by the coding sequence ATGGAGGTCAAGGCATACCATCGTGTGAATTTCTACGACACGGATGCCATGGGTGTCGTGCATCATGCGAACTACATCCGCTGGTTCGAGATCGGCAGGGTCGAGTTCCTGCGCGCGCTCGGCATCACGCTCGGAGATTTGATGGAAGCGGGCTACGTCTTTCCGCTGACCGACGTCAGTGCGAAATTCGTCGCCTCGGGAAAGTTTGATGATGAACTCGCCATCGTCACGCGCCCGACGGCGCTGACGAAGGTTAAGATGGCGTTCGACTATGAGGTGCGGCGCGCGGCGGACGACGCATTGCTCGTGCTCGGCCATACGCAGAACGTCTTCACGAGCCGAGAGACGGGACGCATCACGAAACTGCCTGCAGAGTTTTATGAAAAGCTTCATGCTGCGTTCTCGGAGGATGCGCCAATGGGCGCAGGAAATACCTGA
- a CDS encoding ribose-phosphate diphosphokinase encodes MTNLDNLCIMTGNANPELAKKIASHIGVPLCDAYVGHFNNGETQVMISESIRGKDIFIIQPTSQPVNDNLMELLIMTDACKRASAHSITAVVPYYAYARQDRKTRGREPISAKLVANLMETAGVSRVVTVDLHAGQIQGFFDIPVDHLGAAPVLASYLKDRSLDNVVVVSPDLGGVTRTRKLADRLHAPIAIIEKRRPEPGVAEVMNLIGDVEGKTAILIDDIVDTAGSLCEGAKALANLGAKEVYAACSHAVLTEPAIERINASVLKQLIVTDTIPLGDKKSDKIVVLTMADAIGDVLISIQEHRSVSHLFR; translated from the coding sequence ATGACGAACCTTGACAACCTATGCATCATGACGGGCAACGCCAACCCCGAGCTCGCGAAGAAGATCGCATCGCACATCGGCGTGCCGCTTTGCGATGCATACGTCGGTCATTTCAACAACGGCGAGACGCAGGTGATGATCAGCGAGAGCATTCGCGGCAAGGACATCTTCATCATTCAACCGACCTCGCAGCCGGTCAATGACAATCTCATGGAACTCCTCATCATGACGGATGCCTGCAAGAGGGCTTCGGCGCACAGCATCACGGCCGTCGTGCCGTACTACGCCTACGCGCGCCAGGATCGCAAGACGCGCGGGCGCGAGCCGATCTCGGCGAAGCTCGTTGCGAACCTCATGGAGACGGCGGGCGTCTCGCGCGTCGTGACGGTCGACCTCCATGCGGGGCAGATCCAGGGCTTCTTCGACATCCCCGTCGACCACCTCGGCGCGGCGCCCGTCCTCGCTTCATATCTCAAGGATCGCAGCCTCGACAACGTCGTCGTCGTCTCGCCTGACCTCGGCGGCGTCACGCGCACGAGAAAGCTCGCCGATCGCCTGCACGCGCCGATCGCCATCATTGAGAAACGCCGCCCGGAGCCCGGCGTCGCAGAGGTCATGAACCTCATTGGCGACGTCGAGGGCAAGACGGCAATTCTCATCGACGACATCGTCGACACGGCAGGCTCTCTTTGCGAGGGGGCGAAGGCACTTGCAAACCTTGGTGCGAAAGAGGTCTACGCTGCGTGTTCGCATGCGGTTCTGACCGAGCCCGCCATCGAGCGCATCAACGCTTCGGTGCTCAAGCAGCTCATCGTGACGGATACGATCCCCTTGGGTGACAAGAAGTCGGACAAGATCGTCGTGCTCACGATGGCGGATGCCATCGGCGACGTGCTCATCAGCATACAGGAGCATCGTTCGGTCAGCCACCTGTTCCGCTGA
- the glmU gene encoding bifunctional UDP-N-acetylglucosamine diphosphorylase/glucosamine-1-phosphate N-acetyltransferase GlmU produces MADLTTVILAAGKGTRMKSSLPKVLHKAGGKAMLAHVLAAAKEAGAVRNIVVVGFGGETVEKALAGEADFVTQEEQLGTGHAVLQAEPLLHEEKGTVLVLCGDTPLLTGKLLKKLAKEHAASGAKATVLTAVMPDATGYGRIIRAADGTVERIVEHKDATEEERTVREVNSGIYCFEAPDLFAALHEVKNDNAQGEYYLPDVLEILRKKGEKIFAATADDYEETLGVNSRAQLAASEKILRRRKNEALMAEGVTLMDPDTTYIDVDVIVGRDTVIYPGTWLEGATVIGEGCEIGPNSRFQDVKVGAHVTAHFCYAHECEIADGATLGPYVHLRPATKIAAHVKIGNFVEVKNSVVGEGTKLPHLSYIGDSDIGAGVNMGCGTITVNYDGRRKFRTKVGDGAFVGCNSNLVAPVSVGDGAYIGAGSTITKDIPAGDLAIARAHQKNITGWADKRKEEMEATGK; encoded by the coding sequence ATGGCAGATCTGACAACAGTCATATTGGCGGCGGGCAAGGGGACGCGCATGAAGTCGTCTTTGCCCAAGGTGCTGCACAAGGCGGGCGGCAAGGCGATGCTCGCCCATGTGCTCGCGGCCGCGAAGGAGGCGGGTGCCGTGCGCAATATCGTCGTCGTGGGATTCGGCGGCGAGACGGTGGAAAAGGCGCTTGCGGGCGAGGCGGATTTCGTCACGCAGGAAGAGCAGCTCGGCACGGGGCATGCCGTCCTGCAGGCGGAACCGTTGCTGCACGAGGAAAAGGGCACGGTTCTCGTGCTCTGCGGCGACACGCCGCTCCTGACGGGGAAGCTCCTCAAGAAGCTCGCGAAAGAACACGCGGCATCGGGCGCGAAGGCGACCGTTCTGACCGCCGTCATGCCCGATGCGACGGGATATGGCCGCATCATCCGCGCCGCAGACGGCACGGTGGAAAGAATCGTCGAGCACAAGGACGCGACGGAGGAGGAGCGCACCGTGCGCGAGGTCAATTCGGGCATCTATTGCTTTGAAGCGCCCGACCTTTTCGCCGCCTTGCACGAGGTCAAAAATGACAATGCGCAGGGCGAGTACTATCTGCCTGACGTGCTGGAAATCCTCCGAAAGAAGGGCGAGAAAATCTTCGCCGCCACGGCTGACGACTACGAGGAAACGCTCGGCGTCAACTCGCGTGCCCAGCTCGCCGCCTCGGAGAAGATCCTGCGCCGCCGCAAGAATGAGGCGCTGATGGCAGAGGGCGTGACGCTCATGGATCCCGATACGACCTATATCGACGTCGATGTCATCGTCGGCCGCGACACCGTGATCTATCCGGGCACGTGGCTTGAGGGCGCGACGGTCATCGGCGAGGGCTGCGAGATCGGCCCGAATTCGCGCTTTCAGGACGTGAAGGTCGGCGCCCATGTCACGGCGCATTTCTGCTATGCGCATGAATGCGAAATCGCCGACGGTGCGACGCTTGGCCCGTACGTTCATCTTCGCCCCGCGACGAAAATCGCCGCGCACGTCAAGATCGGCAATTTCGTCGAGGTCAAGAACTCCGTCGTCGGTGAGGGAACGAAGCTGCCGCATCTCTCGTATATCGGCGACTCCGACATCGGTGCGGGCGTCAACATGGGCTGCGGCACGATCACGGTCAATTACGACGGCAGGCGGAAGTTCCGAACGAAGGTCGGCGACGGCGCTTTCGTCGGCTGCAACTCGAACCTCGTCGCACCCGTCAGCGTCGGCGACGGCGCCTACATCGGCGCAGGGTCGACGATCACGAAGGACATCCCCGCAGGCGATCTCGCCATCGCGCGCGCCCACCAGAAGAATATCACGGGCTGGGCGGACAAGCGCAAAGAAGAAATGGAGGCTACTGGAAAATGA
- a CDS encoding GntR family transcriptional regulator — MGQEMKLAPIRLDSYQPLREVVAEALRDAIKSGTLAPGQRLMEIQLAEELGVSRTPVREAIRKLELEGYVVMMPRRGTYVANLSIRDVNDVFEIRTALDSLACALAAERITESELESLQRLLVAIGGHIEAGDMEKIVETDMRFHDLLYQASRNTRLVGIISNLREQLTRFRSASMSFPGRLKETLEEHREIVDAIAQGDVQGAKQAAEAHMEKAERTLLLSMEAAKNAGI; from the coding sequence ATGGGACAGGAAATGAAGCTCGCGCCGATCCGCCTCGACAGCTACCAGCCTCTGCGCGAGGTCGTTGCCGAGGCTCTGCGCGATGCGATCAAGAGCGGTACGCTCGCGCCCGGGCAGCGGCTCATGGAAATCCAGCTCGCCGAAGAACTCGGCGTCAGCCGCACGCCCGTGCGCGAGGCGATCCGAAAGCTGGAGCTGGAAGGCTACGTCGTCATGATGCCGCGGCGCGGCACCTACGTCGCGAACCTTTCCATCCGCGACGTCAACGATGTCTTCGAGATTCGCACGGCGCTCGATTCGCTCGCCTGCGCCCTCGCGGCGGAGCGCATCACGGAGAGCGAGCTGGAAAGCCTGCAGCGTCTCCTCGTCGCCATCGGCGGACATATCGAGGCGGGCGACATGGAAAAGATCGTGGAAACGGACATGCGCTTTCACGACCTCCTCTATCAGGCGAGCCGCAACACGCGTCTCGTCGGCATCATCTCGAACCTGCGCGAGCAGCTCACGCGCTTTCGTTCCGCCTCGATGTCGTTTCCGGGTCGTCTCAAGGAGACGCTTGAGGAGCACCGGGAGATCGTCGATGCCATCGCCCAGGGCGACGTGCAGGGCGCGAAGCAGGCGGCAGAAGCCCATATGGAAAAGGCGGAGCGTACGCTTCTTCTGAGCATGGAGGCGGCGAAGAATGCCGGCATCTAA
- the ispE gene encoding 4-(cytidine 5'-diphospho)-2-C-methyl-D-erythritol kinase: protein MLKLLARAKINLTLDILGKRPDGYHEVAMVMQSVALADEAELEKTAQGISLEVEGAALAADESNLAWRAAALFLRRFPSEGGIAIRLKKTIPMAAGLAGGSADAAAVLLGMNDLFKKGLNEAALAKLAAEIGSDVPFCLAGGTQLATGRGEILRRLADLPPFPVVLAKPPVDVSTAWAYGRYDAQKAVRHPDTEKMLAAIGAGDRLRICRELCNVLESVTIEEHGEIRRLKERMLEQGALAAMMSGSGPTVFALMESEGAAQNLAKKLREETDAAVFCTKTQGAQMF from the coding sequence TTGCTGAAGCTTTTGGCGCGGGCGAAGATCAATCTGACGCTTGACATTCTGGGGAAACGTCCCGACGGCTATCACGAGGTGGCGATGGTCATGCAGTCCGTCGCGCTCGCGGATGAGGCCGAGCTGGAAAAGACGGCGCAGGGCATTTCTTTGGAGGTCGAAGGCGCGGCGCTCGCTGCGGACGAGAGCAATCTCGCGTGGCGTGCGGCGGCGCTCTTTTTGCGCCGTTTTCCGTCGGAGGGCGGCATAGCGATCCGCTTGAAAAAGACGATTCCGATGGCGGCGGGACTTGCGGGCGGTTCTGCGGACGCTGCTGCCGTGCTCCTCGGGATGAACGATCTTTTTAAGAAGGGGCTGAATGAGGCGGCGCTTGCGAAGCTTGCAGCCGAGATCGGCTCTGACGTGCCCTTTTGCCTTGCGGGCGGCACGCAGCTGGCGACGGGGCGCGGCGAGATTCTGCGCCGCCTTGCCGATCTGCCGCCCTTTCCCGTCGTGCTGGCGAAGCCGCCCGTCGACGTCTCGACCGCTTGGGCGTATGGGCGCTACGATGCGCAGAAGGCGGTGCGCCACCCGGATACGGAGAAGATGCTCGCCGCCATCGGTGCGGGAGACCGCTTGCGCATCTGCCGGGAGTTGTGCAATGTGCTCGAAAGTGTTACCATAGAGGAGCATGGGGAGATCCGTCGTCTGAAGGAAAGGATGCTGGAGCAGGGCGCACTCGCCGCCATGATGTCCGGCTCAGGGCCGACGGTCTTCGCGCTGATGGAAAGCGAGGGGGCGGCGCAGAATCTGGCGAAGAAACTGCGCGAAGAGACGGATGCCGCCGTCTTTTGCACAAAGACGCAGGGGGCGCAGATGTTCTGA